Proteins from a genomic interval of Neisseria arctica:
- a CDS encoding aldehyde dehydrogenase family protein encodes MFRSINVVSGEVLFEREPQTWQAFFKQFHHLRVKQQEYASLSVPPRTALLSKLADKLSCHRERLAEMICEEVGRCLRECLAELDKSIELIRYYVRLAPELLAHKTIATQASLSQVRFEPLGVVLAVMPWNYPVWQVLRFAVPALCAGNACVVKPAPSVAGVTAALFELVGDDLPFQAAWLTDNDTLKAIEVCDALAFTGSTETGRYLAAHAGWHLKKTVLELGGSNAFIVMPDADLEQAAKDACYSRFRDAGQSCNAAKRIIVTEAVAEDFITLFLSECAKLKIGNPKHHETSLAPLHRQDLRERVHTQVEDAVKNGAELLCGGYIESGPGWFYPATVLDKVTPEARVYREEVFGPVAVLLRATDPEHAVELANDNPFGLGASIYSADEAAAWRYAEKLQTGAVYINRHTSSDLRLPFGGVKASGYGRELSEFGLYEFVNVKSYWQK; translated from the coding sequence GTGTTTCGCAGTATCAATGTAGTGAGTGGTGAGGTTTTGTTTGAGCGTGAGCCGCAAACGTGGCAGGCGTTTTTCAAGCAGTTTCACCATTTGCGTGTAAAGCAGCAAGAGTATGCAAGTTTATCCGTGCCGCCGCGTACTGCTTTGTTGTCGAAGTTGGCTGACAAACTGAGTTGCCACCGAGAGCGTTTGGCGGAAATGATTTGTGAAGAAGTTGGCCGCTGTTTGCGCGAATGTTTGGCAGAGTTGGACAAATCTATTGAGCTGATCCGCTATTACGTTCGTTTGGCTCCCGAACTTTTGGCACATAAAACCATTGCTACTCAGGCCAGTTTGAGCCAGGTGCGGTTCGAACCTTTGGGTGTGGTATTGGCAGTCATGCCTTGGAATTACCCGGTGTGGCAGGTATTGCGCTTTGCCGTTCCCGCTTTATGTGCCGGTAATGCTTGTGTAGTCAAACCTGCGCCGAGTGTGGCGGGCGTAACCGCTGCTTTATTTGAACTGGTAGGCGATGATTTGCCTTTTCAGGCGGCATGGCTTACCGACAACGATACTTTAAAAGCCATAGAAGTTTGTGATGCATTGGCATTTACAGGGTCAACCGAAACAGGCAGGTATTTGGCTGCCCATGCAGGCTGGCACCTGAAAAAAACCGTTTTGGAACTCGGCGGTAGCAACGCTTTTATTGTGATGCCGGATGCGGATTTGGAACAGGCAGCCAAAGATGCTTGTTATTCGCGTTTTAGAGATGCCGGGCAATCATGCAATGCCGCCAAGCGCATTATTGTGACGGAGGCGGTGGCGGAAGACTTTATTACCTTATTTTTGTCTGAGTGCGCAAAGCTGAAAATCGGGAATCCTAAACATCATGAAACCAGTTTGGCACCTTTGCACCGTCAAGATTTACGTGAGCGTGTACATACCCAGGTGGAGGATGCTGTTAAAAATGGCGCGGAACTGTTATGCGGCGGTTATATCGAAAGCGGGCCGGGGTGGTTTTATCCGGCTACCGTATTGGATAAGGTAACGCCTGAGGCCAGAGTGTACCGTGAAGAGGTGTTCGGGCCGGTAGCCGTTTTGTTGAGGGCGACGGATCCCGAACATGCGGTAGAGCTGGCCAATGATAATCCGTTTGGGCTGGGAGCAAGTATTTATTCGGCGGATGAAGCCGCGGCTTGGCGTTATGCGGAAAAATTGCAAACCGGCGCGGTTTATATCAATCGCCACACCAGTAGCGACTTAAGGCTGCCTTTCGGCGGGGTAAAGGCGTCGGGTTATGGGCGGGAACTTTCCGAGTTCGGGTTGTATGAATTTGTAAATGTAAAATCTTATTGGCAGAAATA